The sequence CACCGTCCTGCAGACCTGCGCGCTCAGCCTCCTGGTGTTCACCGGGGCCTCCCAGTTCGCCCTGGTGGGCGCGCTCGCCGCGGGCGGCAGCCCGCTGACCGCGGCCGCCGGCGCCTTCTTCCTGGGCATCCGCAACGCCTTCTACGGGCTGCGGCTCTCCGCCCTCCTGGACCTGCGGGCCGGTGTCCGGCCGCTCGCCGCCCACTGGGTCATCGACGAGACCACCGCCGTCACCCTGGCCCAGTCCGGCCGGCGCGGCGCCCGCCTGGGCTTCACCGTCACCGGGCTGAGCCTGTACGCCCTGTGGAACCTCACCACCCTCGGCGGCGCCCTGGGGGCCGAGGCGCTCGGCGACACCGCCGCCTGGGGCCTGGACGCGGCCGGCCCCGCCGTCTTCCTGGCACTGCTCGCGCCGATGCTCACCACGGCCGTCGAACGGGCCACGGCGGGCCTGGCGGTACTGCTGCTTCTGGTGACGCTGCCGGTGCTGCCCGCGGGCGTACCGGTGCTCGTCTCGGCGCTTGCCGCCCCCGCGGTCCTCCTCGTCCAGGGGCGGCGTGCCCGCGCCATCGGGACGGCGGCCCGTACCACCGACGACCGTGAGG is a genomic window of Streptomyces gilvosporeus containing:
- a CDS encoding AzlC family ABC transporter permease, with amino-acid sequence MPEQTQIPAPERAASAGPPARPDSAVIRDALGVGIAVGLSGFAFGVTSAGAGLTVLQTCALSLLVFTGASQFALVGALAAGGSPLTAAAGAFFLGIRNAFYGLRLSALLDLRAGVRPLAAHWVIDETTAVTLAQSGRRGARLGFTVTGLSLYALWNLTTLGGALGAEALGDTAAWGLDAAGPAVFLALLAPMLTTAVERATAGLAVLLLLVTLPVLPAGVPVLVSALAAPAVLLVQGRRARAIGTAARTTDDREERR